In Haematobia irritans isolate KBUSLIRL chromosome 1, ASM5000362v1, whole genome shotgun sequence, a genomic segment contains:
- the LOC142236462 gene encoding uncharacterized protein LOC142236462 yields MLKTLQISEKKIKGTVIDEDEVMISLDVVSLFPSIPVDTAIKIIESKWTHLQNYTHMMKGLFLKILTFCIKDNRYFQYKNNIYVQKKGLPMGSAASPIVADIVMEELLDKCLANCDIRPKILTKYVDDLFGIIKTSAIDKILTKFNSFDANIKFTIEKEENGSLPYLDMRLSRDKNNILIDWYQKPTSSGRLLNYYSKHPKRIIKNTAHNFIERVINTSDKRFHKQNKQKIIRILQDNSFPQNTINQLLKRRIQTFPKDKEPRIYKSVIYVPKLSERFENSECIDKSKYKIAHKTSNTLQSLFTNTKSKVGKLDKSNVIYKIECNGDGLTQCPKMYIGTTKNKLKSRLAGHKSDIKLRNRNTNQKTALAEHCAREKHEPDLEGVRVIDNEINYNKRLTLETLHIINTTTTNRMNHKADIEGCASNYRLLVQRMNKVQ; encoded by the coding sequence ATGTTAAAAACTCTACAGATTTCAGAGAAAAAAATCAAGGGAACTGTGATAGATGAAGACGAAGTGATGATATCATTAGACGTGGTTTCTTTATTTCCTAGTATACCAGTAGATACTGcaataaaaattatagaaagcAAATGGACACATCTTCAAAATTATACACACATGATGAAGGGCCTTTTCCTGAAAATACTCACTTTTTGCATAAAGGACAACCgttattttcaatacaaaaataacatttacgtGCAAAAGAAGGGTTTGCCCATGGGATCTGCAGCGTCACCAATAGTAGCCGATATAGTGATGGAAGAGCTATTGGATAAATGTCTCGCAAACTGTGATATTAGACCTAAGATCTTGACTAAATATGTGGACGACCTCTTTGGAATAATTAAAACTAGTGCAAtagataaaatcttgacgaaattcaATAGTTTTGACGCAAATATTAAGTTTACAATAGAAAAAGAAGAAAACGGCTCCCTAccgtatttggatatgcggctaTCTAGAGACAAGAATAACATACTAATTGACTGGTACCAGAAACCTACATCTTCGGGAAGATTACTGAATTATTATTCCAAACATCCGAAACGAATTATCAAAAATACTGCACATAACTTCATCGAAAGGGTCATAAACACGAGCGATAAACGGTTccataaacaaaacaaacagaaaATAATCAGAATATTACAAGACAACAGCTTCCCACAAAATACAATAAATCAACTACTAAAGAGAAGAATACAGACATTTCCAAAAGACAAAGAACCACGAATTTACAAATCGGTCATTTACGTACCTAAACTTTCGGAAAgatttgaaaattcagaatgtatagataaatcaaaatataaaattgcccACAAGACTTCAAATACACTTCAATCTCTATTTACGAACACCAAATCAAAAGTTGGCAAACTGGACAAATCAAATGTAATTTACAAAATAGAATGCAACGGCGATGGCCTAACACAATGTCCAAAAATGTATATTGGAACCACAAAGAACAAACTAAAATCTAGATTAGCAGGACACAAATCAGATATAAAATTAAGAAACAGAAATACAAACCAAAAAACGGCATTAGCAGAACACTGTGCAAGAGAAAAGCATGAGCCAGACTTAGAAGGAGTGAGAGTGATAGATAACGAGATAAATTACAATAAGAGACTTACATTAGAAACATTACACATCatcaacacaacaacaacaaaccgtATGAACCACAAAGCAGACATAGAGGGATGTGCAAGCAACTATCGCTTGTTGGTTCAACGAATGAACAAAGTCCAATAA